The following proteins are encoded in a genomic region of Euzebyales bacterium:
- a CDS encoding ROK family protein — protein sequence MVLVAGIDVGGTNIEIALVDDDHTVVDRAKDSTPTDGPDAVAARIAELVGQFDDRPSAAGVGIPAPVNHGVVTRPPNLRNWPVEVAFGALLHESLNMPVEVGNDANVGALGEWVAGAGRGSQFMLGVWMGTGVGGGLVLDGRPYTGAFGGAGEFGHMIVHQGGAQCGCGRRGCIEAYAGRASMERFVEVAIAAGRDSAIYEIRDDKGKDRLTSAVWAKALDKGDDLATELVNEAIEAVAVGVGSVINLLDLDRVVIGGGLAEKLGQGLADDIANATARWTFVPRDDRTFVVAELGDDPGVIGAAALGRAAMLLG from the coding sequence ATGGTGCTGGTAGCCGGGATCGACGTCGGAGGCACCAACATCGAAATCGCGCTCGTCGACGACGACCACACCGTCGTGGACCGCGCGAAGGACAGCACGCCCACGGACGGGCCCGACGCCGTTGCGGCACGCATCGCCGAGCTGGTCGGCCAGTTCGACGACCGGCCGTCGGCAGCGGGCGTCGGCATCCCCGCGCCGGTCAACCACGGGGTGGTGACACGTCCACCGAACCTGCGGAACTGGCCCGTCGAGGTCGCGTTCGGCGCGCTGCTGCATGAGTCACTCAACATGCCGGTCGAGGTCGGCAACGACGCCAACGTCGGTGCCCTGGGCGAGTGGGTCGCCGGTGCGGGACGCGGCTCCCAGTTCATGCTCGGTGTGTGGATGGGCACGGGCGTCGGCGGGGGCCTCGTGCTCGACGGTCGCCCCTACACGGGAGCGTTCGGCGGCGCGGGGGAGTTCGGACACATGATCGTCCACCAGGGCGGGGCACAGTGCGGGTGCGGTCGTCGGGGCTGCATCGAGGCGTACGCGGGGCGCGCGTCGATGGAGCGCTTCGTCGAGGTCGCGATCGCCGCTGGCCGCGACAGCGCGATCTACGAGATCCGTGACGACAAGGGCAAGGACCGCCTGACGTCGGCGGTGTGGGCGAAGGCGCTCGACAAGGGTGACGACCTGGCGACCGAGCTGGTCAACGAGGCGATCGAGGCTGTCGCGGTCGGTGTGGGATCGGTCATCAACCTCCTCGACCTCGACCGCGTCGTCATCGGCGGGGGGCTGGCCGAGAAGCTGGGCCAGGGCCTCGCCGACGACATCGCGAACGCGACAGCTCGGTGGACGTTCGTGCCACGCGACGACCGCACCTTCGTGGTCGCCGAGCTCGGGGACGACCCAGGGGTCATCGGCGCGGCCGCGCTGGGCCGCGCCGCAATGCTCCTGGGCTGA
- the pheA gene encoding prephenate dehydratase produces the protein MTVRRIAYLGPDGSFASEAARRASHKPASLQPMPTVVDVVEAVRTGACDWGVVPMENSVEGSVNITLDELAFGDAGVYIRSEITMPVTMNLLGSADAELDDITVVRSHSHALAQSRGWLAANLPYARQEATTSTAEAARQIGSDRTAAAIGTTSAAGRFGLTIVAADIGDHIDTATRFVVLATRYAAATGSDKTSMVVFFGHDRPGQLLQVLNEFAMRGINLTKIESRPTKKQLGEYCIFIDCIGHVSEPRVGEALRGVHRHVAELRVLGSYPRAVGHSDPPSSTDSTVAYAESDDWYAGILHHADGG, from the coding sequence ATGACCGTACGCAGGATCGCCTACCTCGGCCCCGACGGCAGCTTCGCCTCGGAGGCGGCCCGTCGCGCCAGCCACAAGCCCGCGTCGCTGCAGCCCATGCCGACGGTCGTCGACGTGGTCGAGGCCGTGCGCACCGGCGCCTGTGACTGGGGCGTGGTGCCGATGGAGAACTCGGTCGAGGGCTCGGTCAACATCACCCTGGACGAGCTGGCCTTCGGTGACGCGGGCGTGTACATCAGGTCCGAGATCACCATGCCGGTGACCATGAACCTGCTCGGCAGCGCCGACGCCGAGCTCGACGACATCACCGTGGTGCGCAGCCACTCCCACGCGCTCGCACAGTCGCGCGGGTGGCTCGCGGCCAACCTGCCGTACGCCCGGCAGGAGGCCACGACCTCGACCGCGGAGGCCGCGCGCCAGATCGGGTCGGACCGCACGGCCGCCGCCATCGGCACGACGTCCGCGGCCGGCCGCTTCGGCCTGACGATCGTCGCGGCCGACATCGGCGACCACATCGACACCGCGACCCGCTTCGTGGTCCTCGCGACGCGGTACGCCGCGGCGACCGGCTCGGACAAGACGTCGATGGTCGTGTTCTTCGGCCACGACCGGCCCGGCCAGCTGCTGCAGGTGCTCAACGAGTTCGCGATGCGCGGCATCAACCTGACCAAGATTGAATCCCGGCCAACCAAGAAGCAGCTCGGCGAGTACTGCATCTTCATCGACTGCATCGGCCACGTCTCGGAGCCGCGCGTCGGCGAGGCGCTGCGCGGCGTGCACCGCCACGTCGCCGAGCTGCGCGTCCTCGGCTCGTACCCGCGCGCGGTGGGCCACAGCGACCCGCCCAGCTCCACCGACAGCACGGTGGCCTACGCCGAGTCCGACGACTGGTATGCCGGGATCCTCCACCACGCCGACGGCGGATGA
- a CDS encoding UTP--glucose-1-phosphate uridylyltransferase yields MEHEGLRRARDKMIAAGVHPAAIAVFAHYHRVLASGETGMIAEDDIEPVEELPRLADVPDDAATAHAALARTAVVKLNGGLGTSMGMRRAKSLVEVRPGHRFLDLIVAQVRSQRAAHYIPLPLLFMDSFRTRDDTLAALEAYPDLAVDGLPLDFLQSFEPKLRADDLTPVEWPAEPELEWCPPGHGDLYTALVTSGVLERLLDRGYRYLFVSNVDNLGARPDPRLAGWFASVDRPFAAECCRRTGMDRKGGHLALRPADGQMVLRESAQTRPADADAFGDIDRHRFFNTNSLWLHLEAVADRLDRTDGVLGLPMIRNAKTVDPTDPSSPAVVQIETAMGAAIGVFEGATAIEVGRSRFLPVKTTDDLLVLRSDAYELADSGEVQLVPSRTGAPLVDLDHHYKLIRDFDRRFPHGAPSLVACDRLTVRGDWTFGRDVRVVGDVVVDADGSPGHIPDGTVLGADR; encoded by the coding sequence ATGGAGCATGAGGGACTGCGCAGGGCCCGGGACAAGATGATCGCGGCGGGGGTGCACCCCGCCGCGATCGCCGTCTTCGCGCACTACCACCGCGTGCTGGCGTCCGGTGAGACCGGGATGATCGCCGAGGACGACATCGAGCCCGTCGAGGAGCTGCCCCGGCTCGCCGACGTCCCCGATGACGCCGCGACGGCCCATGCGGCGCTCGCCCGGACCGCCGTTGTCAAGCTCAACGGTGGCCTCGGAACCTCGATGGGCATGCGGCGGGCGAAGTCACTGGTCGAGGTGCGTCCCGGGCACCGCTTCCTCGACCTCATCGTCGCTCAGGTGCGGTCGCAGCGCGCCGCCCATTACATCCCCCTGCCGCTGCTGTTCATGGACAGCTTCCGCACGCGTGACGACACGCTCGCCGCGCTGGAGGCCTATCCGGATCTCGCCGTCGACGGGCTGCCGCTCGACTTCCTGCAGAGCTTCGAGCCCAAGCTGCGCGCCGACGACCTGACGCCGGTGGAGTGGCCTGCCGAGCCCGAGCTCGAGTGGTGCCCACCTGGGCACGGCGACCTGTATACGGCGCTGGTGACCTCCGGCGTGCTCGAACGCCTGCTGGACCGTGGCTACCGGTACCTGTTCGTCTCGAACGTCGACAACCTGGGCGCGCGCCCGGATCCGCGGCTGGCGGGCTGGTTCGCCTCCGTCGACCGCCCGTTCGCCGCAGAGTGCTGCCGCCGCACCGGCATGGACCGCAAGGGCGGGCACCTGGCCCTCCGGCCCGCCGACGGCCAGATGGTGCTGCGCGAGTCGGCGCAGACGCGTCCGGCGGACGCCGACGCGTTCGGCGACATCGACCGGCACCGCTTCTTCAACACCAACAGCCTGTGGCTGCACCTGGAGGCGGTCGCGGATCGGCTCGACCGCACCGACGGCGTCCTGGGCCTGCCGATGATCCGCAATGCCAAGACCGTGGACCCGACCGATCCGTCCTCGCCGGCCGTCGTGCAGATCGAGACGGCAATGGGGGCCGCGATCGGCGTCTTCGAGGGCGCGACCGCGATCGAGGTCGGCCGCTCGCGCTTCCTACCGGTCAAGACGACCGACGACCTGCTGGTGCTGCGGTCCGACGCCTACGAGCTGGCCGACAGCGGTGAGGTCCAGCTGGTGCCGTCCCGCACGGGCGCTCCGCTCGTCGACCTCGACCACCACTACAAGCTGATCCGCGACTTCGACCGCCGCTTCCCGCACGGTGCGCCGTCGCTGGTGGCGTGCGACCGGCTGACGGTGCGGGGCGACTGGACGTTCGGCCGCGACGTGCGGGTCGTCGGCGATGTCGTGGTCGACGCCGACGGGTCACCCGGCCACATCCCGGACGGCACCGTGCTCGGCGCCGACCGCTGA
- a CDS encoding mechanosensitive ion channel family protein encodes MILATIQARPNASEAADAVGEVAEDARTFGAAVVDRLPVIATSIAVGLVALALVLVLARVVERTLGRTRADHVAVVLLSRIVRLLGVIGALLLALSVAGVEVGSVLAGLAVIGVAVGLAVQGILENFIAGVILLVRKPFSAGDQVRSGEFEGTIESIDLRVTHLIAYDGEMILIPNRDVYNNPLVNLTRRGKRRTVVVVGVDYRDDHDDARDVIFASVCAVDGVLDHPEPEVLLTELGESSVNFEVRYWTRPDIRSVRRTQDRVLAAAKRGIQDAGMTIPWPIRTLVPDGTFHTARRGPPNA; translated from the coding sequence ATGATCCTGGCCACGATCCAGGCCCGCCCGAACGCGAGCGAGGCAGCCGACGCCGTCGGCGAGGTCGCCGAGGACGCGCGCACGTTCGGCGCAGCGGTCGTCGACCGCCTGCCGGTCATCGCCACGTCGATCGCGGTCGGGCTGGTCGCGCTCGCACTGGTGCTCGTGCTGGCCCGCGTGGTCGAGCGGACGCTGGGACGCACCCGGGCCGATCACGTCGCGGTGGTCCTGCTGTCGCGCATCGTGCGGCTACTGGGCGTCATTGGGGCACTGCTGCTGGCTCTGTCGGTCGCCGGCGTCGAGGTCGGATCGGTGCTGGCCGGACTGGCGGTCATCGGTGTGGCCGTCGGCCTCGCCGTGCAGGGGATCCTCGAGAACTTCATCGCCGGCGTGATCCTGCTGGTCCGCAAGCCATTCTCAGCCGGTGACCAGGTCCGGTCCGGCGAGTTCGAGGGCACGATCGAGTCGATCGACCTCAGGGTGACGCACCTGATCGCCTACGACGGTGAGATGATCCTCATCCCGAACCGTGACGTCTACAACAACCCCCTTGTCAACCTGACCCGTCGGGGCAAGCGCAGGACGGTCGTGGTGGTCGGTGTCGACTATCGTGACGACCACGACGACGCCCGCGACGTGATCTTCGCGTCGGTGTGCGCCGTCGACGGGGTCCTCGACCACCCGGAGCCCGAGGTGCTGCTGACCGAGCTGGGCGAGTCAAGCGTCAACTTCGAGGTCCGGTACTGGACGCGTCCGGACATCCGCAGCGTGCGCCGGACGCAGGACCGCGTGCTCGCTGCGGCCAAGCGCGGCATCCAGGATGCGGGCATGACCATCCCGTGGCCCATCCGGACCCTGGTGCCCGACGGCACGTTCCACACCGCACGGCGGGGGCCTCCCAATGCGTAG
- a CDS encoding YibE/F family protein, whose amino-acid sequence MRRAHGALLVVVALACAAAVVGVVRLWPPPEPARVDTSTVPAGVMLHKATLTAVAEVEDADDPGLAPGAEVLALTARLADGRDVSFEMVDETGDLYAVGQRVRVAEAEGPDGGVTWYVNDIERDRSLLLLTAVFLVAVLVFGRWQGLRALVGLALTLGVVVTFVVPALLAGRNPVAVALSAAVVIMAVTLYLTHGVRAKTTAAVMGTLTALALTVGLSWAFIELASLTGLSDEEARLASVSVGGLSLRGLLLAGIIIGALGVLDDVTMAQSSTVFELRRADPKAGFGRLFGGAMAVGRDHVAATINTLFLAYAGASLPLLILFSSSPDPLPVIASSEVVAVEIVRTLVGSIGLMASVPVTTALAAWLARDRDDRVLLDPADEDPPRRHRTRDELDAPSPFSGDEGELEWERRLRSSYGLRDDQRATTGDERRR is encoded by the coding sequence ATGCGTAGGGCGCATGGCGCGCTGCTGGTCGTCGTCGCCCTCGCGTGCGCCGCGGCCGTCGTGGGCGTCGTCCGGCTATGGCCGCCGCCGGAGCCCGCCCGCGTCGACACCTCGACGGTGCCGGCCGGCGTCATGCTGCACAAGGCCACGCTGACGGCGGTCGCGGAGGTGGAGGACGCCGACGACCCAGGGCTGGCACCGGGCGCAGAGGTGCTGGCACTGACGGCGCGTCTGGCCGACGGGCGCGACGTGTCGTTCGAGATGGTCGACGAGACCGGCGACCTGTACGCCGTCGGCCAGCGTGTGCGCGTGGCGGAGGCCGAGGGACCCGACGGTGGGGTCACCTGGTACGTCAACGACATCGAACGCGACCGGTCATTGCTGCTGCTGACGGCGGTGTTCCTGGTCGCCGTGCTGGTGTTCGGGCGCTGGCAGGGCCTGCGCGCGCTGGTCGGCCTGGCGCTCACCCTCGGCGTGGTCGTGACGTTCGTGGTCCCCGCCCTGCTCGCGGGGCGCAATCCGGTCGCCGTGGCGTTGTCGGCTGCCGTGGTGATCATGGCGGTCACCCTGTACCTGACGCACGGGGTGCGCGCGAAGACGACCGCCGCCGTCATGGGCACGTTGACTGCGTTGGCGCTGACCGTCGGCCTGTCGTGGGCCTTCATCGAGCTGGCGTCGCTGACCGGGCTGTCGGACGAGGAGGCTCGGCTGGCCAGCGTGTCGGTCGGGGGCCTGTCGCTGCGTGGGCTGCTGCTCGCCGGGATCATCATCGGTGCGCTCGGCGTGCTCGACGACGTGACGATGGCGCAGTCGTCGACCGTGTTCGAGCTGCGCCGCGCCGACCCGAAGGCTGGCTTCGGCCGGCTGTTCGGTGGCGCGATGGCGGTGGGCCGTGACCACGTCGCCGCGACCATCAACACGCTGTTCCTGGCCTACGCCGGCGCGTCGCTGCCGCTGCTGATCCTGTTCAGCTCCTCGCCCGACCCGCTGCCGGTGATCGCGTCGAGCGAGGTGGTCGCAGTCGAGATCGTGCGGACGCTCGTCGGCTCGATCGGGCTGATGGCCAGCGTGCCGGTGACCACGGCGCTCGCGGCGTGGCTCGCGCGTGACCGCGACGACCGGGTCCTGCTCGACCCGGCCGACGAGGACCCGCCGCGGCGTCACCGCACGCGTGACGAGCTCGACGCGCCGTCGCCGTTCAGCGGCGACGAGGGCGAGCTGGAGTGGGAACGGCGGCTGCGCAGCTCGTACGGCCTGCGGGACGACCAACGCGCGACGACGGGGGACGAGAGGCGCAGATGA
- the serS gene encoding serine--tRNA ligase — MIDIRRVRDDFEAVAQALQRRGVTERELVAVRELDERRRALITEGDKLRAQQREGSRRIGAAPPEERAELIAAVKEVSARLDELEPLQAEADRALEQALVVIPNMPHPEAPAGEDDSDAVELFTFGEQPSFDFDTRDHVELGEALGIIDIPRAVKVSGSRFAYLMGTAVLLEFALVRWGLDRLAEHGFLPVVPPVLTREEALYGTAFLPNGSDQLYHMERDDLYLVGTSEVPLAGLHMDEILEAEALPLRYAGFSTCFRREAGTYGKDTRGIFRVHQFDKLEMFSFVLPEDSEDEHARLRDIEVESFRLLELHGRVVDIPVGDLGDSAARKYDCEVWLPGQRAYRELTSTSNCTDYQARRLRCRYRTSEGDTAIVHTLNGTMVAVGRTLIALLENHQRADGSVAVPEVLQPYLGTEAITGPTIGAAGG, encoded by the coding sequence ATGATCGACATCCGACGCGTCCGCGACGACTTCGAAGCGGTGGCGCAGGCGCTGCAGCGGCGCGGTGTGACCGAACGTGAGCTGGTGGCGGTCCGCGAGCTCGACGAACGACGTCGTGCGCTGATCACCGAGGGCGACAAGCTCCGAGCCCAGCAGCGAGAGGGCTCGCGCCGGATCGGCGCGGCCCCGCCCGAGGAGCGTGCCGAGCTCATCGCCGCGGTCAAGGAGGTCTCGGCTCGCCTCGACGAGCTCGAGCCGCTGCAGGCCGAGGCCGACCGCGCGCTGGAGCAGGCGCTGGTCGTCATCCCGAACATGCCGCACCCCGAGGCGCCCGCCGGCGAGGACGACAGCGACGCGGTCGAGCTGTTCACGTTCGGCGAGCAGCCGTCGTTCGACTTCGACACCCGCGACCACGTCGAGCTCGGTGAGGCACTTGGCATCATCGACATCCCCCGCGCCGTGAAGGTCTCGGGCAGCCGCTTCGCCTACCTGATGGGCACGGCGGTGCTGCTCGAGTTCGCCCTGGTCCGCTGGGGGCTGGACCGTCTCGCCGAGCACGGCTTCCTGCCGGTGGTGCCACCCGTGCTGACCCGGGAGGAGGCGCTGTACGGCACGGCGTTCCTGCCGAACGGCAGCGACCAGCTGTACCACATGGAGCGCGACGATCTGTACCTGGTCGGCACGTCTGAGGTGCCCCTGGCCGGGCTGCACATGGACGAGATCCTCGAGGCCGAGGCGCTGCCGCTGCGCTACGCCGGGTTCTCGACCTGCTTCCGGCGCGAGGCGGGCACGTACGGCAAGGACACGCGCGGCATATTCCGGGTGCACCAGTTCGACAAGCTCGAGATGTTCAGCTTCGTGCTGCCCGAGGACTCGGAGGACGAGCACGCGCGGCTGCGAGACATCGAGGTCGAGTCGTTCCGCCTGCTGGAGCTGCACGGCAGGGTGGTCGACATCCCGGTCGGCGACCTCGGCGACTCGGCGGCGCGCAAGTACGACTGCGAGGTCTGGCTGCCCGGCCAGCGGGCCTACCGCGAGCTGACGTCGACGTCGAACTGCACCGACTACCAGGCCCGCCGCCTGCGGTGCCGGTACCGCACCTCGGAGGGTGACACCGCCATCGTGCACACGCTCAACGGCACCATGGTCGCGGTGGGCCGCACCCTGATCGCACTGCTCGAGAACCACCAGCGAGCCGACGGCAGCGTCGCCGTGCCCGAAGTCCTCCAGCCCTACCTGGGCACCGAGGCCATCACGGGCCCCACCATTGGCGCGGCCGGCGGCTGA